The proteins below are encoded in one region of Cardiocondyla obscurior isolate alpha-2009 linkage group LG29, Cobs3.1, whole genome shotgun sequence:
- the LOC139112519 gene encoding optineurin isoform X3, with product MANVDEEDSLSFIVLGADSVEAQASLLASYVDIQQKSMAIDYTSMVSSLSIAEMQSRLTEMLQENVKLKETLRQNNESMKQQFNTLAMWQDEVTKVHNNHKQKFAETKDLINHLKKENAELKTKLWLSQHSDDIGYKAINTISNSDILSTVSPAEFEQNMPELTDAVSKIAVEKCKEYITSLMSESFVDKDIQSLLQSKMEKEIESAMKSLNTDINYVKSDNSIEHLSYLLNIYTEKCCAKDEENARLKAFINLLEQKLKCVLTPVELNFDLSETSNLNRQKFVQNVKQYNDILQELTKCFTIQIERFALIEKDLKQITDALKFDDDTSVTLQHKEKLYKCYKQLAQEQIEIITDRQTLIKSQNQFQKIFSDYNSILYELEITINENSKLNVLKDTSTRENLQVLEQIKREQQLLEEEKKTFEQEKKNLEKEKKVFDDQKKNFETERALLHNDRKLLEQETITLQTERMSLDHQSQLYEDCEKDLQNEKKVLQVRYEQLVSETNDLRQKLDQKTIELQKTMKQLAQSAEEIQLLRSQLLIYEEDFRHEKKLADALLEEKNSLSIELQKQIDFNKQLQNSSDINAFSDKSKQTSEDSNDDKYDEHARNANATTSAPTCPKCATSFWSVRDLMAHVQRCLDS from the exons ATGGCTAATGTTGATGAGGAAGACAGTCTGTCTTTTATTGTGCTTGGTGCAGATTCAGTGGAGGCTCAAGCTTCCTTGTTAGCTTCTTATGTTGATATCCAACAGAAAAGCATGGCAATT GACTATACTTCAATGGTGTCATCATTGAGCATAGCTGAAATGCAAAGTAGATTAACAGAAATGTTGcaggaaaatgtaaaattaaaggaaaCTTTGAGACAAAATAATGAGTCAATGAAGCAACAGTTTAATACTTTAGCAATGTGGCAAGATGAAGTGACAAAGGTTCATAACAATCATAAACAAAAGTTTGCAGAAACTAAAGACTTGATAAATcatcttaaaaaagaaaatgcagaaTTGAAAACTAAACTCTGGCTGTCACAACATAGTGATGATATAGGATATAAG gcaaTTAATACCATTTCGAACTCTGATATCCTTAGTACTGTCAGTCCCGCGGAATTTGAGCAGAACATGCCTGAACTTACAGACGCGGTATCCAAGATAGCAgttgaaaaatgtaaagaatatATAACATCTCTAATGTCCGAATCGTTTGTTGATAAAGACATACAGTCATTGCTACAATccaaaatggaaaaagaaattgagtCGGCAATGAAATCGTTAAATACAGATATCAATTATGTAAAATCCGATAATTCTATTGAACATTTATCTTAtctattgaatatttatacgGAAAAATGTTGTGCAAAGGATGAAGAAAATGCTCGTTTAAAAGCATTTATTAATCTACTTGAACAGAAGTTAAAATGt GTTTTAACTCCTGTTGAATTAAACTTTGATTTATCGGAGACGTCTAATTTAAATCGTCAGAAGTTTGTACAAAATGTGAAGCAGTATAACGACATACTGCAAGAATTAACGAAATGTTTTACGATACAGATAGAACGCTTTGctttaatagaaaaagatttaaagcAAATTACAGATGCTCTTAAATTTGACGATGATACGTCTGTAACGCTACAGCATAAAGAAAAActatataaatgttacaaaCAATTAGCTCAAGagcaaatagaaattattacagaTAGACAAACATTAATAAAGTCTCAAAATCAATTCCAAAAAATATTCTCCGATTATAATTCAATTCTATATGAATTGGAAATAACAATTAacgaaaattcaaaattaaatgttttaaaggATACTAgcactcgcgaaaatttacaAGTGTTAGAGCAGATTAAACGCGAGCAGCAATTattagaagaagaaaaaaaaacttttgaacaagagaaaaagaacttagaaaaagaaaaaaaagttttcgatgatcagaaaaaaaattttgaaacggAACGTGCGTTATTGCATAACGATAGAAAACTTTTAGAACAAGAAACCATCACTTTACAAACAGAAAGAATGTCTCTCGACCATCAAAGTCAATTATATGAAGATTGCGAAAAAGATTTGCAGAACGAGAAAAAAGTATTGCAAGTTCGTTATGAACAATTGGTGAGCGAGACAAATGATCTGCGGCAGAAACTCGATCAAAAAACTATTGAATTACAAAAAACTATGAAACAACTTGCTCAAAGT GCAGAAGAAATACAATTGTTAAGATCACAGTTATTGATCTATGAAGAAGACTTTCGACATGAGAAAAAATTGGCAGATGCgttattagaagaaaaaaactcATTGAGCATAGAATTGCAAAAacaaatagattttaataaacaattacaAAACTCTAGTGATATTAACGCTTTCAGTGATAAATCGAAACAAACGTCTGAAGATTca aACGATGACAAATACGACGAACATGCAAGGAATGCTAATGCCACT ACAAGTGCTCCAACATGTCCAAAATGTGCAACGTCCTTTTGGTCAGTAAGAGACTTAATGGCACATGTTCAAAGATGTCTAGATTcataa
- the LOC139112519 gene encoding optineurin isoform X1, with the protein MDSNQSENPTGEKIILKNKELLFKLDEPVTTALSINPMANVDEEDSLSFIVLGADSVEAQASLLASYVDIQQKSMAIDYTSMVSSLSIAEMQSRLTEMLQENVKLKETLRQNNESMKQQFNTLAMWQDEVTKVHNNHKQKFAETKDLINHLKKENAELKTKLWLSQHSDDIGYKAINTISNSDILSTVSPAEFEQNMPELTDAVSKIAVEKCKEYITSLMSESFVDKDIQSLLQSKMEKEIESAMKSLNTDINYVKSDNSIEHLSYLLNIYTEKCCAKDEENARLKAFINLLEQKLKCVLTPVELNFDLSETSNLNRQKFVQNVKQYNDILQELTKCFTIQIERFALIEKDLKQITDALKFDDDTSVTLQHKEKLYKCYKQLAQEQIEIITDRQTLIKSQNQFQKIFSDYNSILYELEITINENSKLNVLKDTSTRENLQVLEQIKREQQLLEEEKKTFEQEKKNLEKEKKVFDDQKKNFETERALLHNDRKLLEQETITLQTERMSLDHQSQLYEDCEKDLQNEKKVLQVRYEQLVSETNDLRQKLDQKTIELQKTMKQLAQSAEEIQLLRSQLLIYEEDFRHEKKLADALLEEKNSLSIELQKQIDFNKQLQNSSDINAFSDKSKQTSEDSNDDKYDEHARNANATTSAPTCPKCATSFWSVRDLMAHVQRCLDS; encoded by the exons ATGGATTCTAATCAATCTGAAAATCCTACAggtgagaaaattattttgaaaaataaagaactttTATTCAAGTTGGATGAACCTGTTACTACTGCATTAAGTATAAATCCAATGGCTAATGTTGATGAGGAAGACAGTCTGTCTTTTATTGTGCTTGGTGCAGATTCAGTGGAGGCTCAAGCTTCCTTGTTAGCTTCTTATGTTGATATCCAACAGAAAAGCATGGCAATT GACTATACTTCAATGGTGTCATCATTGAGCATAGCTGAAATGCAAAGTAGATTAACAGAAATGTTGcaggaaaatgtaaaattaaaggaaaCTTTGAGACAAAATAATGAGTCAATGAAGCAACAGTTTAATACTTTAGCAATGTGGCAAGATGAAGTGACAAAGGTTCATAACAATCATAAACAAAAGTTTGCAGAAACTAAAGACTTGATAAATcatcttaaaaaagaaaatgcagaaTTGAAAACTAAACTCTGGCTGTCACAACATAGTGATGATATAGGATATAAG gcaaTTAATACCATTTCGAACTCTGATATCCTTAGTACTGTCAGTCCCGCGGAATTTGAGCAGAACATGCCTGAACTTACAGACGCGGTATCCAAGATAGCAgttgaaaaatgtaaagaatatATAACATCTCTAATGTCCGAATCGTTTGTTGATAAAGACATACAGTCATTGCTACAATccaaaatggaaaaagaaattgagtCGGCAATGAAATCGTTAAATACAGATATCAATTATGTAAAATCCGATAATTCTATTGAACATTTATCTTAtctattgaatatttatacgGAAAAATGTTGTGCAAAGGATGAAGAAAATGCTCGTTTAAAAGCATTTATTAATCTACTTGAACAGAAGTTAAAATGt GTTTTAACTCCTGTTGAATTAAACTTTGATTTATCGGAGACGTCTAATTTAAATCGTCAGAAGTTTGTACAAAATGTGAAGCAGTATAACGACATACTGCAAGAATTAACGAAATGTTTTACGATACAGATAGAACGCTTTGctttaatagaaaaagatttaaagcAAATTACAGATGCTCTTAAATTTGACGATGATACGTCTGTAACGCTACAGCATAAAGAAAAActatataaatgttacaaaCAATTAGCTCAAGagcaaatagaaattattacagaTAGACAAACATTAATAAAGTCTCAAAATCAATTCCAAAAAATATTCTCCGATTATAATTCAATTCTATATGAATTGGAAATAACAATTAacgaaaattcaaaattaaatgttttaaaggATACTAgcactcgcgaaaatttacaAGTGTTAGAGCAGATTAAACGCGAGCAGCAATTattagaagaagaaaaaaaaacttttgaacaagagaaaaagaacttagaaaaagaaaaaaaagttttcgatgatcagaaaaaaaattttgaaacggAACGTGCGTTATTGCATAACGATAGAAAACTTTTAGAACAAGAAACCATCACTTTACAAACAGAAAGAATGTCTCTCGACCATCAAAGTCAATTATATGAAGATTGCGAAAAAGATTTGCAGAACGAGAAAAAAGTATTGCAAGTTCGTTATGAACAATTGGTGAGCGAGACAAATGATCTGCGGCAGAAACTCGATCAAAAAACTATTGAATTACAAAAAACTATGAAACAACTTGCTCAAAGT GCAGAAGAAATACAATTGTTAAGATCACAGTTATTGATCTATGAAGAAGACTTTCGACATGAGAAAAAATTGGCAGATGCgttattagaagaaaaaaactcATTGAGCATAGAATTGCAAAAacaaatagattttaataaacaattacaAAACTCTAGTGATATTAACGCTTTCAGTGATAAATCGAAACAAACGTCTGAAGATTca aACGATGACAAATACGACGAACATGCAAGGAATGCTAATGCCACT ACAAGTGCTCCAACATGTCCAAAATGTGCAACGTCCTTTTGGTCAGTAAGAGACTTAATGGCACATGTTCAAAGATGTCTAGATTcataa
- the LOC139112519 gene encoding optineurin isoform X2: MDSNQSENPTGEKIILKNKELLFKLDEPVTTALSINPMANVDEEDSLSFIVLGADSVEAQASLLASYVDIQQKSMAIDYTSMVSSLSIAEMQSRLTEMLQENVKLKETLRQNNESMKQQFNTLAMWQDEVTKVHNNHKQKFAETKDLINHLKKENAELKTKLWLSQHSDDIGYKAINTISNSDILSTVSPAEFEQNMPELTDAVSKIAVEKCKEYITSLMSESFVDKDIQSLLQSKMEKEIESAMKSLNTDINYVKSDNSIEHLSYLLNIYTEKCCAKDEENARLKAFINLLEQKLKCVLTPVELNFDLSETSNLNRQKFVQNVKQYNDILQELTKCFTIQIERFALIEKDLKQITDALKFDDDTSVTLQHKEKLYKCYKQLAQEQIEIITDRQTLIKSQNQFQKIFSDYNSILYELEITINENSKLNVLKDTSTRENLQVLEQIKREQQLLEEEKKTFEQEKKNLEKEKKVFDDQKKNFETERALLHNDRKLLEQETITLQTERMSLDHQSQLYEDCEKDLQNEKKVLQVRYEQLVSETNDLRQKLDQKTIELQKTMKQLAQSAEEIQLLRSQLLIYEEDFRHEKKLADALLEEKNSLSIELQKQIDFNKQLQNSSDINAFSDKSKQTSEDSTSAPTCPKCATSFWSVRDLMAHVQRCLDS, translated from the exons ATGGATTCTAATCAATCTGAAAATCCTACAggtgagaaaattattttgaaaaataaagaactttTATTCAAGTTGGATGAACCTGTTACTACTGCATTAAGTATAAATCCAATGGCTAATGTTGATGAGGAAGACAGTCTGTCTTTTATTGTGCTTGGTGCAGATTCAGTGGAGGCTCAAGCTTCCTTGTTAGCTTCTTATGTTGATATCCAACAGAAAAGCATGGCAATT GACTATACTTCAATGGTGTCATCATTGAGCATAGCTGAAATGCAAAGTAGATTAACAGAAATGTTGcaggaaaatgtaaaattaaaggaaaCTTTGAGACAAAATAATGAGTCAATGAAGCAACAGTTTAATACTTTAGCAATGTGGCAAGATGAAGTGACAAAGGTTCATAACAATCATAAACAAAAGTTTGCAGAAACTAAAGACTTGATAAATcatcttaaaaaagaaaatgcagaaTTGAAAACTAAACTCTGGCTGTCACAACATAGTGATGATATAGGATATAAG gcaaTTAATACCATTTCGAACTCTGATATCCTTAGTACTGTCAGTCCCGCGGAATTTGAGCAGAACATGCCTGAACTTACAGACGCGGTATCCAAGATAGCAgttgaaaaatgtaaagaatatATAACATCTCTAATGTCCGAATCGTTTGTTGATAAAGACATACAGTCATTGCTACAATccaaaatggaaaaagaaattgagtCGGCAATGAAATCGTTAAATACAGATATCAATTATGTAAAATCCGATAATTCTATTGAACATTTATCTTAtctattgaatatttatacgGAAAAATGTTGTGCAAAGGATGAAGAAAATGCTCGTTTAAAAGCATTTATTAATCTACTTGAACAGAAGTTAAAATGt GTTTTAACTCCTGTTGAATTAAACTTTGATTTATCGGAGACGTCTAATTTAAATCGTCAGAAGTTTGTACAAAATGTGAAGCAGTATAACGACATACTGCAAGAATTAACGAAATGTTTTACGATACAGATAGAACGCTTTGctttaatagaaaaagatttaaagcAAATTACAGATGCTCTTAAATTTGACGATGATACGTCTGTAACGCTACAGCATAAAGAAAAActatataaatgttacaaaCAATTAGCTCAAGagcaaatagaaattattacagaTAGACAAACATTAATAAAGTCTCAAAATCAATTCCAAAAAATATTCTCCGATTATAATTCAATTCTATATGAATTGGAAATAACAATTAacgaaaattcaaaattaaatgttttaaaggATACTAgcactcgcgaaaatttacaAGTGTTAGAGCAGATTAAACGCGAGCAGCAATTattagaagaagaaaaaaaaacttttgaacaagagaaaaagaacttagaaaaagaaaaaaaagttttcgatgatcagaaaaaaaattttgaaacggAACGTGCGTTATTGCATAACGATAGAAAACTTTTAGAACAAGAAACCATCACTTTACAAACAGAAAGAATGTCTCTCGACCATCAAAGTCAATTATATGAAGATTGCGAAAAAGATTTGCAGAACGAGAAAAAAGTATTGCAAGTTCGTTATGAACAATTGGTGAGCGAGACAAATGATCTGCGGCAGAAACTCGATCAAAAAACTATTGAATTACAAAAAACTATGAAACAACTTGCTCAAAGT GCAGAAGAAATACAATTGTTAAGATCACAGTTATTGATCTATGAAGAAGACTTTCGACATGAGAAAAAATTGGCAGATGCgttattagaagaaaaaaactcATTGAGCATAGAATTGCAAAAacaaatagattttaataaacaattacaAAACTCTAGTGATATTAACGCTTTCAGTGATAAATCGAAACAAACGTCTGAAGATTca ACAAGTGCTCCAACATGTCCAAAATGTGCAACGTCCTTTTGGTCAGTAAGAGACTTAATGGCACATGTTCAAAGATGTCTAGATTcataa
- the LOC139112498 gene encoding vitamin K-dependent gamma-carboxylase-like — MVHAWDTILVVIKVHDNVNNEVRYLDPDAWVQGDRWLRHGDMAIQYSQCLKDNLMRRKKEAFKIDQQSEDKKKWMKLSTNLSIYMDVWCSLNGRFQQRIFDPNVDLLTVDWHPFKPVSFLMPLLTQYNSYRHKMDEIEQHVYTWSNYTDVLFVADFPGMFLENYISTDFANVSLTVLEGEVTYSEEKSTDVITMSKKQSVSVETGKFHRIKTTSSYPACYMYTYTNQTKQWDSERRDPHPVIEDMPRLLKEINYKIIAWVRTIVHIVNAFLNLIYDVPIVQRVRVSYE; from the exons ATGGTTCACGCTTGGGATACTATACTCGTAGTGATTAAAGTGCATGATAACGTGAACAACGAAGTGCGATACTTAGATCCTGACGCGTGGGTACAAGGAGATCGATGGCTCAGGCATGGGGACATGGCGATACAATATTCACAATGCTTAAAG GATAATTTAATGCGCCGAAAAAAggaagcatttaaaattgatcAACAGTctgaagataaaaaaaagtggatGAAACTGTCTAcaaatttaagtatttatatGGATGTGTGGTGTTCGCTGAATGGTAGATTTCAACAGCGAATATTCGATCCTAACGTCGATTTGCTGACCGTCGACTGGCATCCTTTTAAGCCCGTTTCGTTTCTGATGCCGTTACTTACACAGTATAACTCGTACCG ACATAAAATGGATGAAATCGAGCAACACGTATACACCTGGTCGAATTATACGGATGTGCTGTTTGTGGCTGACTTTCCAGGAATGTTCTTGGAAAACTATATATCCACGGATTTTGCGAACGTTTCTTTAACGGTGCTAGAAGGTGAAGTAACTTACAGTGAGGAAAAATCGACGGACGTGATTACCATGTCGAAAAAACAATCAGTTTCTGTCGAAACAGGAAAGTTTCACCGAATAAAAACTACGAGCTCTTATCCGGCATGCTACATGTATACTTATACAAATCAAACAAAGCAATGGGATAGTGAGag acgagATCCTCATCCCGTAATAGAAGACATGCCGCGactgttaaaagaaattaattataaaattattgcatgGGTAAGAACAATCGTTCATATAGTAAATGCctttttaaacttaatataTGACGTTCCTATAGTACAACGAGTACGTGTTAGCTatgaatga
- the LOC139112525 gene encoding vitamin K-dependent gamma-carboxylase-like has protein sequence MRRKKDERTKNDFISPNDKSLVNEFIKIIFEHWSSLKSSFNNNFERLFGFKISDVSNFERFTQLLYCPTDPASLGVARTLFGLCMVIDVVEERGFANVDIKWGNSWDCRFPLIHGMKPLPLPWMIMIYAVMWMGAFGIALGLHFKIACACFVLPYWYIFLLEKNYWNNHTYLYGIVATLFWGTEANKYFALDARNATRDGDFVPYWNYFILKFQFFALYFLAGLKKSGKEWLEGYSMMNLSRHWVFRPFKILLSPEQIDLLVVHWFGFVFDLSVGFWMLFEKTRIPSMVFCTTFHLMNSRLFSIGMFPYVCLATMPLFCRADWPRRLGLYFKRSQKTLLVNVNSIDGNNVEEIDSQGNKFIKSPCLISPSNKISCNEVLYEGKFMRHNNTLISSLKYLQLYFQKI, from the exons atgaggaggaaaaaagatgAGCGGACGAAAAATGATTTTATATCACCGAACGATAAATCACTCGTaaacgaatttataaaaattatatttgaacatTGGTCATCATTGAAGTCATcgtttaataacaattttgaAAGACTATTTGGCTTTAAAATAAGCGATGTGTCGAATTTTGAAAGATTCACCCAACTTCTATATTGCCCGACAGATCCAGCCAGTCTTGGAGTGGCCAGAACTTTATTTG GGCTGTGCATGGTGATAGACGTTGTCGAGGAGAGAGGATTCGCAAACGTCGATATAAAATGGGGAAATTCATGGGACTGTCGGTTTCCATTGATTCACGGGATGAAACCACTACCGCTGCCGTGGATGATAATGATATACGCGGTGATGTGGATGGGTGCTTTCGGAATTGCACTCGGTCTGCATTTCAAAATCGCGTGCGCCTGCTTCGTGTTGCCTTATTGGTATATCTTCTTACTAGAGAAAAACTACTGGAACAATCACACCTATCTCTACGGTATCGTGGCTACCTTGTTCTGGGGAACGGAAGCGAACAAGTATTT CGCGTTAGATGCACGTAACGCGACACGGGATGGAGATTTCGTGCCATACTGGAATTACttcattttaaaatttcaatttttcgcACTTTACTTTCTGGCTGGCTTAAAGAAGTCCGGCAAGGAATGGCTCGAAGGCTATTCCATGATGAACCTGTCCAGACACTGGGTGTTTCGTCCGTTTAA aatattACTGTCACCCGAACAGATCGACCTTCTTGTCGTACATTGGTTCGGATTTGTCTTCGATTTGTCTGTCGGATTTTGGATGTTATTTGAGAAAACACGTATACCATCCATGGTCTTTTGCACAACTTTTCATTTAATGAACTCAAGACTGTTTAGCATAg gaatgTTTCCGTACGTGTGTCTAGCAACTATGCCACTTTTTTGTCGTGCCGATTGGCCACGTAGATTAGGATTGTATTTTAAACGAAGCCAAAAGACTTTATTGGTTAATGTAAATTCAATCGACGGAAATAACGTAGAAGAGATTGATAGTCAAgggaataaatttataaaatcaccCTGCTTGATATCACCTTCGAATAAAATCTCATGTAATGAAGTGCTATATGAAGGTAAATTTATGCGTCAcaataatactttaataagctctttaaaatatttacagctatactttcagaaaatttaa
- the Tap gene encoding basic helix-loop-helix neural transcription factor TAP: MSSEYSFCSEGGFDELSSSSDSGFDVSFESPKHEIPADTLFPPAKEEKRKKTRNTRCKSPTQVLRLKRNRRIKANDRERHRMHTLNDALERLRMALPTFPEDTKLTKIETLRFAHNYIWALSQTLGNAENGEITVNVGNVTVSITENGNMITSSTGSCAVAAQKRLGPQHTAGFPYPPQERFVAPEWQEYDCYSDQSISPPMQYQPCYDQRMYQVHRPQHQLAPPPHHHMAHHNNMYQCL, translated from the exons ATGTCGTCGGAGTACTCATTCTGTAGTGAGGGAGGCTTTGATGAACTTTCGAGTTCTTCCGATTCTGGCTTTGACGTTAGCTTTGAGTCGCCAAAACACGAAATACCAGCCGATACATTGTTCCCTCCAGCTAAAGAagagaaacgtaaaaaaacGCGGAACACTCGTTGCAAAAGTCCCACGCAG GTGCTGAGATTAAAGAGGAACCGGCGAATAAAGGCGAACGACCGCGAGCGTCACAGAATGCATACTCTGAACGATGCCCTGGAACGTCTAAGAATGGCCCTTCCGACGTTCCCTGAGGACACGAAGCTCACGAAAATTGAAACGCTTCGTTTCGCACACAATTACATCTGGGCGCTGTCGCAAACCTTGGGCAACGCCGAAAACGGTGAAATCACGGTAAACGTCGGCAACGTTACCGTCAGCATCACTGAGAACGGCAACATGATTACTTCGTCAACCGGAAGCTGCGCCGTCGCGGCTCAAAAGAGACTCGGACCGCAACATACCGCGGGATTTCCTTATCCACCCCAGGAACGATTCGTTGCGCCGGAATGGCAGGAATACGATTGCTACAGCGATCAGAGTATAAGCCCGCCGATGCAATATCAGCCTTGCTATGACCAGAGAATGTACCAAGTCCATCGTCCTCAGCATCAGTTGGCTCCGCCGCCTCATCATCACATGGCTCATCACAATAACATGTATCAGTGTCTTTAA